The following are encoded together in the Serratia odorifera genome:
- a CDS encoding GNAT family N-acetyltransferase has product MLIRQARASDYPAILTLQRLNTPENLSGAQLQQGFIVSTMDEAQLASLNQDLGILVAEHDGQLAGFVCLSQTDTQPRPPVVDALVETLSSLTFNGRPLAEQRVFLYGPVCLATQWRGKGVLKQLFAAVKTHTHERFDLGALFIDQHNPHSLAAHVDGLGMHALSTFDCQGKRYWLLAFATNG; this is encoded by the coding sequence CCATTTTGACGCTGCAACGGCTAAACACGCCAGAGAATCTCAGCGGCGCGCAGCTGCAACAAGGTTTTATCGTTTCAACCATGGATGAGGCACAGTTGGCCAGCCTCAACCAAGACCTCGGCATATTGGTGGCGGAGCACGACGGTCAACTGGCCGGCTTTGTCTGCCTGTCCCAGACGGACACACAGCCACGCCCACCGGTGGTCGACGCGCTGGTCGAGACCCTGTCCAGCCTGACGTTCAACGGCCGGCCGCTGGCCGAGCAGCGAGTGTTTTTATACGGCCCGGTATGCCTGGCGACGCAATGGCGAGGAAAAGGCGTGTTAAAACAGCTGTTCGCGGCGGTGAAAACCCACACCCACGAAAGATTTGATCTCGGCGCGCTGTTTATTGACCAGCACAACCCGCATTCGTTGGCTGCGCACGTTGACGGCCTGGGGATGCACGCATTGAGTACCTTTGACTGCCAGGGAAAACGCTATTGGCTATTGGCGTTCGCCACCAACGGCTGA
- a CDS encoding YceK/YidQ family lipoprotein: MKIRFYLRLALLALGTVVLSGCGSIISRTVPGAGHGNQYYPGVQWDLRDTPWRYLTVIDVPLSMVVDTFMLPFDMRHGPYE, encoded by the coding sequence GTGAAGATACGTTTTTATCTCCGTCTGGCATTGCTGGCACTCGGGACAGTCGTCTTGTCCGGCTGCGGCAGCATCATCAGCCGTACGGTGCCGGGTGCAGGGCACGGCAATCAATATTATCCGGGCGTGCAGTGGGATTTACGCGATACGCCGTGGCGTTATCTAACGGTGATTGACGTGCCGTTGTCGATGGTGGTGGACACCTTTATGCTGCCGTTTGATATGCGACACGGGCCGTATGAGTAA